The DNA region TGACATACATCTCTTCAAGTGATGCAATCGATGGGGCCGCTACAGCCGATGATTAAAAATGTCAACATCCTAAGTAGAATACAATCAGTTTTTTCCACAgaaaattaagaaagaCTAGGACATTAGTTGCTAGCTTTTACGTCCAAAATTACGAGACTTGTAAAGTGTAGTACAACAACTAACTGTTCTGTAATTAATTATAGTACTATTGCTATAAAACATTCATTTACCCGCACACGCCgcttaaaaaattttgtatacATTACATAAGAAATAGTATCGATGAGCTTGAATAGCAAGCATAGAATAGAGCAAAGACGGTAGAACATTATAGACAAAATATGGGTTTGAGCACAGTTATTTGTATTGGTATGGCTGGATCTGGTAAGACCACGTTTATGCAGAGATTAAACTCTCATTTACGTGCTTCGCCAGACCATAAGAACCCTTATGTCATCAATCTAGATCCTGCCGTTTTGAAAGTTCCTTACGGTGCCAATATTGATATTCGTGACTCAATCAAATACAAAAAAGTTATGGAAAACTATCGTTTAGGCCCCAACGGGGCTATTGTGACCAGTCTTAACTTATTTGCCACTAAGATAGACCAAGTTATTGGTTTGgtggaaaagaaaaacgaTGCGTATGATCATTGCATCGTCGATACACCTGGCCAAATTGAATGTTTTGTCTGGTCTGCATCTGGTTCTATCATTACAGAATCATTTGCTTCCACATTCCCAACTGTGATAGCATACATTGTTGATACTCCAAGAAACTCCTCACCAACCACATTCATGAGCAATATGTTATATGCATGTTCCATTCTGTATAAAACCAAGTTACCTATGATTATCGTTTTCAATAAGACTGATGTAAAGAAGGCAGATTTTGCATTTGAATGGATGAAGGATTTCGAGTCGTTCCAAGAAGCTATAAGAAATGatcaagaattgaatggCGATTTGGGTATGGGTTCGGGTTACATGAGTTCACTAATCAATTCTATGTCATTAATGttagaagaattttatTCGCAACTTGATATGTGTGGTGTTTCTAGTTTTACAGGTGATGGGTTTGACGAATTCTTAGACATTATTGACAAGAAAGTTGATGAATACAATGACTTTTATAagattgaaagagaaagaataatcaaagaaaaagaattaaaggAGCAAGCAAGGAAGGACCAATCATTGAATGGCTTAATGAAGGATTTGGGCTTGGAAGATAAGAAGGCTAATAATGGAAACACTGACGACAGTGCCGATGTCGTTAGTGATTTAGAAGAAGGCGAAAATGACGGTTTAGTTGATAGAGACGAAGACGAAggaattgaaagagaatACACGTTTCCTGGCGAAGATAGGTTGGAAGGAGAGGTCAATGATAGAACTGCACCAGATTTACAGAAGAAATATCAAGAAGCTTTCGAGCAAACAAGCAAGCAAGCTAGTAGTGAAACTGCAGAGAATATTGCACGTTATATAAGGCAGTAAACTCATCTCAATAACTAGATATGTATATGAACGATAACAGGGTTCCtataattcaatatttctaCGTTTAACTTTGGGTGTTCAAAATGTTTCAAGTGGCGGTCTTTAGAATCGAGAGGGTGGCATGGAATCTAAGTCATTCCTACATTATTAATTGAAATGAAGTGCCCTATACTTGAAGTTACCGTTTAGAACAGATAAAGAAACACGCAATAGCAATGTTACCACCACGAAAACAATTCCTGCAATAACAGGAAAAACGAAAACGTTCATTCAAAAAACGCTTGCCTAGGGTTGCTAGTAGCAAAAACCAAGTTGCTAAGGAAATGGAAACACATCCTGCCAGCATCACTAATCTTACAGGCCATACTCATCAGTTCCTTACTAAACAATTACCTGATTAGGAAACCGCTTTTGCTAGACACTTTGACGGCAGGTAATTCAGTATTTACATTGCAAGTAATGCCTTCAGAGGCTCTCGCAGCAAAATCCCACCATTCACGGTTAAGTCTGCAATGGCATTCTCCTGGTTATCCCAGTCCCATTATTAGCTTCGAAATTTCAGATTTTCTGCGTCGTTTTCTGAGggcatttgaaaaatttttcacttttttttttccagtGGGTGATGAGCTATGCTTCAATTTCTGCTTTTGTCAGCAAATGCATaagcaaaaaattttcagttcAAGAAAAGCTATATAAGGAGATGTTAATTGATTCAGCTTCTAGCTTCATTCGAATATATAGttcattttatattttatagTGAATCGCCAACTTATATAACCCAAATCATGTCCACCAACTTTGAAAAGCACTACCAAAAAATTGTCGAAGAAAACAACCTAGAACAATTAAGAGACATCTTAGTTAGCAAGGACTCTATTTTATCTAACAGATTCAGAGCTTTATTCAACTTGAAGTGTGTTGCTGAAGATTTAACCAAAAGGGAGGACGCCGACAAGGCCGTTAAGTACATTGCTGAATGTTTCATTGATGACAGTGAATTACTAAAGCACGAGCTTGCCTACGTCTTAGGTCAAACCAAGAACATGTCTGCTTGTCCATTATTAAGAGAAGTCATGCTAGATGCCAACCAGCAACCAATGGTCAGACACGAAGCTGCAGAAGCTTTAGGTGCTTTAGGTGACAAAGAATCTTTGCCACACTTAACTCAATGTTTAGAAAACGACCCACATCCAGCTGTTGTCCAAACTGCCGAATTAGCCATTGCCAGAATCCACTGGGAACACAGTGCTGCTGCTGAATCCGAAAAGCTACAAGAATCATTATACGAAAGTACCGATCCAGCTCCACCATTAGCCTTGAACAAAGACTACAAGATCAAGGAATTACAAGAATTATTATGTAACCAAGACAAGCCATTATTCGAAAGATACAGAGCTATGTTCAGATTAAGAGACATTGGTACCACTGAAGCTGTTTCTGCTTTAGCCACTGGTTTCGATGATCCATCTGCCTTATTCAAGCACGAAATTGCTTACGTCTTTGGTCAAATGGGTAACCCAGCTGCTGTCCCAAGATTAGTCGAAGTCTTAGCCCGTATGGAAGAAGCCCCAATGGTTAGACACGAAGCTGCCGAAGCGTTAGGTGCCATTGCTACTCCAGACGTCGTTCCAGTCTTGAAGGCTTACTTAAACGATCCAGTTGATGTCGTCAGAGAATCCGCTATCGTTGCCTTAGACATGTACGAATATGAAAACAGTAACGAATTAGAATACGCTCCAACTGCTTAATGTAATCGCATggaaataatttttctcatttttgTATATTAGACACACTCATCTGTTctgaataattttcaaataaaattatctctctatatatttatttatttattataagAATGCCGCTAGCATAATTAATAGTATATCATCCTCATCACATCTTCATTTGCCATTACTGTCATTTCTTGCTGTGAAACCACTTGGGAAAaaatccaagaaaaaataaagagatGAGGAATTAGAGAGACTGCGATGACTCAAAGAACTCAGTTACTATTTGCAAGAGAGAGGCACGGAGAGATGACTGGGATCAGGGATATTATATTTGTTACTGGTAACTTGAACAAGTTGAAAGAAGTTCAGATGATTCTGGCCAAGAATGAATCCGACGATGACATCAATTTAATCAATAAAGAGTTAGATCTAGAAGAAATACAGGAGTTAGATTTGAAGGAAATAGCACTGGCAAAGTGTAAGCAAGCTGTCTCGATGCTGGGGCCAGGTCATGCAGTGTTTGTGGAGGACACTGCATTGACTTTCGACGAGCTCAATGGTCTACCGGGAGCCTTTATTAAATGGTTTGTGAAAAGTCTTGGATTGAACAAGATAGTCAAGTTATTGGACCCATTCGAAAACAAGGGTGCCACAGCTATCACTACCATCGCATATGCTGACGAAAATGGTGAGTACCACGTCTTCCAGGGCTTCACAAAGGGCAGGATTGTCGAGAGTCGTGGTCCAACCAACTTCGGCTGGGATTCCATCTTCGAGCCCTTCGAAAGCAACGGTAAGACCTACGCTGAAATGGAAAAGCTCGAGAAGAACAGCATCTCGCACAGAGGAAGAGCGTTCGATGAGTTCAAGCAATTCCTATTCAAATAGaatcaaatatatgtaAGTTTAACTGTCAATGTACGTATTATTCATCCTTACACCGCATAGTATAATGCGAccgaaaatttttctttttttcatagCGATTTGGCTTCAGTAGCGAATTTTACTTGAGAAGatcaagagaaaaatttgcCATATATTATCCCACTATCTATTGTAGTTCTTGTGGTTGGCAGATCAAAGACATTTACGTTTAGAATTAAAACTACTGTTGTTGCACCTGATATTTTGCTGTTTTCCATCTGGTTCATCAAATCTTCCTGTTTAAATTGAGCCTCTTTTTTCCCTCCTTTTGTGAGATAGTCGATTGAAAGATAGTGCCAGCTCATCCGGTAAGAATAATACCATTTCCAATTTTTATTCATATCAAACGTTATCATCTCGAAATATAGTATAGTCCTTATAGAAACAAACGTAACGAAGCTCTGCATCTCTTTGTCTGATGTTACAAAGAATTCGTGAAGTCATCGCTGTTGCGAACAGCGCCACCTCAGACATCAATACTAAGAAACAAGCTctagaatatttgaatgaagTTAAATCTAACCAGAATTCTGCTCAGATATTTGCATCTTTATTGACGGATGCTCAATCAGATGATCttacaaaatttgtttcattaCAAGTACTCAGTGATATTGCATCACAGTACAATACTGGCGATATCACAACACAGGCCTTCATAAAAAATGCCATACTAGATTCTCTTCGAGATAAAATCTCTAATAATGTGAGAGATCCAGAGTATGTTAGAAATAAGATTGCTGAATTGATAACAAGATTGTTTTACTCCATGTACGGAGAGGTTAATTCCAATCAGTGGAGCgatttttttgatgatattattacCATACTCTCCATTGAACAATTGACAAAGTCACCTTCAactttgaatgaattttcattacttgGTATAGATTACTTTAATAGAATTTGTGGTTTCATAAATTCAGAAATTGCCGATCAAACTTTTGTAAGATCAAAGGATATTCAAATGAGAAACaataatttaaaagataCAATGAGAATCAGTGCTACGAATATTCTGGTCACTATCTGGTTAAATACTTTAAAGAGCTTGATACCGCACcaagaaaatcaattttgtaATGAAGTCTCCATCCTGACTCTCTCATGTATTGGTTCATTCATATCTTGGATTGATGTTAATTTAATCATAACTGAGGATTATATCTCTGTAGTTTACAACTATTTGGACTTTCCACAAACTAAAATGGCATGTGCTCAATGTTTATGTGAAATTATATctaaaaaaatgaaaccaATCGATAAATTGACTCTATTGGGTATGCTCAACTTAACAGACAAAGTAGCATCAATTGATCACGACAACATTGAAGTCCAAGAACAATTAGCAAAGTTAGCTTCGTCAGTTGGTTTAGAATTATCTATTATCCTCGAACAATGTAATGAACAAAATGGTGATAGTAGTATAGAGGTCCAGCAAGTAGCGAATGCTGCTGATCAGCAAATCATAGGTCAGGTAGCCCCATTGGTATTAAGATTCATGTCTCATGAATATGATTCTGTGACCCAACAATGCTTTCCATTCATTACACAATATTTGAGTATTTTAAAGAAGTTATTTGCTCTTGGTGGCAAACCAGGTTCCGCAGTAGCACTCAATTCCAAAAGACAACCTTTGGATAACTTGCATTCCGAATTTTTAACGTCATTGTTGAATGTttgtttcaagaaaatgagaGTTGATGAATCATGTGATGATAGTAGCGATTCACAGGACGATATCgatgaattcaatgatacCATAAGATCAAAGTTAAAGACATTTCAGGACAGTATTGCCGTTATTAATCCCCAACTTTATCTAGAGAATCTTTCtaatcaaattcaaaccTTATTAAGCACTTCTACTGATTGGAGAGATCTTGAACTAGCCATTTACCAAATGCATGGTCTCTGTGAAAGTATCAGAAACAATTTATTCGGTCTAAACAAAACTGAAATTGCACATTCTCAACCAACCATGGTTGCTAACAAATTTATGAACactttattatcaaataccTCAATTCTAGACATGGATAATTCTTTAATccaaatatcttttttcgAATTAATTGTCAGGCACTATAAATTCTTACAAAATAACGAAAAAAATGAGTTTGCcatattgaatattttttgcaGCCAAGCAGGGATATTCAACAAGAAGGAGAAAGCACGGTTGAGAACATGGTATTTATTCACAAGATTTATCAAGACTTTGAAGCCTAAGTTTACCATTCCAATTCTAAAACAGATAATATCGAAGATTGCACCCTTATTAGTAGTCAAAGTTGGAGCTATAAATCCAAATGGTTCTGAGATTGATACAACTTTTGATAATCAAatgtatatttttgaaggcGTTGGTTATTTAATCGGAGCCAATTCCGACTCTAATTATGATATCTTGGAAGATATATTAAATCCTCTATTCACTGATTTGGAGCAATGTATTTCTTCCCAAGTTCAGACACCGGAAGTTGTCCTTCAGTGCCACCACATTTTAATGTCAATTGGTACATTGGCAAGAGGTATTCATGGAGGGTTGGTACCAGAAAACCAAGTCAATAATGCTCTCGTTAGTGAGAAACTAATCCAACCATCTttaatcaagaaattttcaaatattgcAGAAGTAGTTCTTGTAACTTTCTCgtattttaataaatttgaaagcaTAAGAGATGCCTCGAGATTTACATTTTCGAGGTTGATtccaattttaaataaCTCAATCGTCCCATTTGCCAACAAATTGATCGCTTTGTTCCTCGAATCAGATTTATCCATGCTCGAGATGAATGATTTCCTGGGTTTCCTCGGACAAATGGTTCATACTTTCCATAAGGATGAAGGCTGCTACCAGTTATTTAATACTCTAATAACACCCGTGATAAACAAAGTTCATTCGGTACTGGATATGATAGATCAAGAGGAAATGGCCAGTCATGCCAATGGTATTACAAATAAGGATCATCAAGCTACTAACAGAAACATTATAGTTACGGATACATTTAGAGACAAGGTATTACTCAAAAAGGCATATTTCGCATTTTTGCAGGCATTTGTTACAAATTCAGTGACGTCACTGTTGCTAAATGAAAGTAATGGCAGTGCTTTGCAAATAGTTTTGTCTGACTTACTGAATTTTACACCTGAAGAAGTGCAGGAAACATCTACTATGAAAATAGCATTGAATGTACTTGTAAATTTCGTTAGATACTTTGGTTCTGGTTTATGTACAGATCCAAACGATGCATATGCAGGTAGCATACAAAAAGTTGAGGGATTAAACGAGTTTTTCATCAGCAAGATAGTTTCATTAGCATTCGAAATTCCCTTCAAGCCTGAATATAAATTTAACATAAAAGAAGGTACATATAGAGTTGTAGCGTGTGATTTGTCTAGATTGTTGAAggaaatatatattcaaagCGGTGCGGGCTCAGATCCCAATACTAATCCAGCATTAAAGTATTTGTCCGAGATTTATTTGCCTCAGATCCAATTCCCAAATCAACTAACCATGGAGTTATTAGAAGCATTAGTAACTGCTGATCAAAAgcaatttgaaaagtattATGTTGCCCTGATTGATAGACTTATGTCATAATAGAAAAGTAAAGATTTGAACACTTCGGTAGAAAGTCAAAGTTTTTCAACCTActaattaataatatttatttaaataagGTATATACCTTTTTTGTATTCAAGTAAGCATCTACAATTCATTTATGTATGGAACTTTTTTTGCAGGGGGagtttttatttcttctaataTAGTTTAATGTtgttatttatttaaaaatatcatactTTTACTATGTATTTCTTCGATAATGATTACTGATTATTTAGCTAAACTTGAGAAATCTTGACCAATAAGTTTAGCAACTGAATATGCTCATTCGTACCATTTGTCAACTTAGCATCAGTGTCAAATAGGATCCATGaaactttatttttgaaatctgtATCATAGTCGTCATTTGTAATATAGTAGTCATGCAATTGATTTAACACAGATACACCCGACCACCCACTTATTATAAAGGTATCCACGTAATCTGCAATGATTTTTATATCTTTTGTGGCCACTTTTTCCGCTATTTCATGCAATATCTTGGTAGGGACAACCCCAGCCAGTTCTTCTACTTGTAATATACGTATTTTTTCCACTTTAAGGTAACTTATACGCTTAGATGCAGATTGTAATAAGGTAATTGCCCTTCTCAAATCGCCTTGAGAAATCTCGAGAATCTTCTCAAGTGTTCCTTCTTCATATTGTACAGACTCTTTTTCggaaatatattttaaacGATCTAACGCATTCGTGGCCTCCAATGACTTGAATCTAAATTTTGAACATCTCGAAGCTAATGGATCAATAATTCTTGTAATGTAGTTACAAATCAAACAGAATCTGGTAACACCAGAATACGTTTCCATAGTTCTACGCAAAGCACTTTGAGCATCTGCCGTCATAGAATCTGCTTCATCCAAgatgataattttataaGGAGGACATGGATATTTCTCCAGATCTTCTttggatgattttgaaacagTTAATCTGGcgaaatttttcactttttccCTAACGATTGAAATACCACGCTCATCAGAAGCATTTAGCTCGAGGACTCTAGTCTTTGCTAATTCAGGCCCAAACAATTCTTTCGTCAACGCTAAGATTGTGGATGTTTTACCCGTACCTGGTGGGCCGTAAAACAGCATATGTGGTAGGTTCGCAGATTCTAAAGTCTTTTTAAGAACAGTGACAGCATGGTCTTGCGCAGTCacttcttctaatttcttaGGTCTATACTTTTCAACCCACGGTTTTGATTGCTCATTCTCCCCCTCTGTATCAATTCTGCGCTTCTTAGCATTTCCAAATCTCTCAAACATGATTGAAGCCCAATATATTACTATATGGATGTAATGTCTACTAAGTcttctcttcatcattaattatcaaagattattcaaatttatagtTTCGCGTAGCATGGAAAATAAGCCTTACCCGTATCTTGAACACTCAATATGGGCTCTACATAATACAAACGtttatatcaaataatacatGGGCCAGATTGCTTGAGTTGCTCTTTTGCTTCACCAGAATGGACACCAGCCAATATAGTGTTGACAAAGATTTTTCACAGAGACTGCTTGCTGGATAAGCTTATCAACTTGTTCAGGAACGTCTAATTCTCTTGCATTCCCGAAGTCATTGCCTGTTAACTTTTCTGTAATACGCGTCAATACCAACAATGCTCTTGCATTTCTAATATCATCTCTTTGATCTGATTCTAATTTTACTGCTTCTTCGTCTGTGATGGCACCCCGCCTTAGTAAATTGTGAGGATTATCTATTGACAGATCGATACCAGTGATTTCTTCGATAGTTTCGATTGATATATCAAATCCCCAATGAATCAACGGATCAAATGCAAATGCCTCCAGAATAGCCATTACAGATTCTTTATTATCCCTCAGAACTCTCATGACATTTTCACAACTAATACGGAAACTGCCCTCGACACCCCCAACTTCCATTGCATTCGTTAACATTCTCGTTAATCTAAACGGTACTCTTTCAGGAAATTTTTCCCTCAGCAATGCTGCTTCAAAACAGTCACCAAAATCGATATGGACTACTTTACCAGTATATTTGTTCAACAAAAAATTACTAGGATGTCTATCCCCCAAACCAAGAATATAGCCGGTCATCGACATTACAGCCAGAGATTTGGTGTAAATGGTTCTACGTTCTAACCAAGTTTCAGAAGATTTACTCTTTAACCATAAAACATTAGCCAAATCTTGGCCTTTTGTGTTTTCCATGGCGTATTGGAAAACTTCAATCTTCTCTAGTAGTGTCAAACTATCGTAATCAGGCGCCATTTGTAGCATAATCCAATGCTCAATGTTTAAAGGAATTTTATTTGTATCacgataattttttatcagATCATGGAAAGTATCACTCTTGGTGACCCATCCGAGTAAACCAGTTTTAGGCGAAAGAGGAATTGCAGGATATTGTTGAATATCCAAGTGTCTTCTAAATGATTCCGGatcattttgtaataatgTATTGACCAGGCCAAAAAGCTGCATTACTAAGCTATCTTGTCTAATATCCTCATGCCCTTTCAAGGCATACGTATACTCTTTACCGTCACTACCTTTAATAGAAATTTTACGTGGTCTTTGCTTGGAAGCTATCACGGAAAACACAGGATCAAAACTAGAAATTTTCACTAATTGTCTATATGCATGATATTTTCCTGGAACTGCTAGGTCTAGGTCACGGGCCTCTAAAAGCTTTGGTGAGACATGTTGGAGTTCCAAAGTTTGTAATTGCGGCAGATCCTTGCTTATTCTACGGAACACAGCATAATAGATATCCCATGCCTGATTGAGATTGTTTCTGTCCCCATTAGCCTTGTACTTCACTACCCACCTATATGCGTCGTTTAAATCTCTgccaaagaaatttttaaatgaaatctCTCTGATAGTTTCCGGTCCTTTGTC from Kazachstania africana CBS 2517 chromosome 5, complete genome includes:
- the NPA3 gene encoding GTPase NPA3 (similar to Saccharomyces cerevisiae NPA3 (YJR072C); ancestral locus Anc_1.523), with the translated sequence MGLSTVICIGMAGSGKTTFMQRLNSHLRASPDHKNPYVINLDPAVLKVPYGANIDIRDSIKYKKVMENYRLGPNGAIVTSLNLFATKIDQVIGLVEKKNDAYDHCIVDTPGQIECFVWSASGSIITESFASTFPTVIAYIVDTPRNSSPTTFMSNMLYACSILYKTKLPMIIVFNKTDVKKADFAFEWMKDFESFQEAIRNDQELNGDLGMGSGYMSSLINSMSLMLEEFYSQLDMCGVSSFTGDGFDEFLDIIDKKVDEYNDFYKIERERIIKEKELKEQARKDQSLNGLMKDLGLEDKKANNGNTDDSADVVSDLEEGENDGLVDRDEDEGIEREYTFPGEDRLEGEVNDRTAPDLQKKYQEAFEQTSKQASSETAENIARYIRQ
- the HAM1 gene encoding nucleoside triphosphate pyrophosphohydrolase HAM1 (similar to Saccharomyces cerevisiae HAM1 (YJR069C); ancestral locus Anc_1.520), with the translated sequence MTGIRDIIFVTGNLNKLKEVQMILAKNESDDDINLINKELDLEEIQELDLKEIALAKCKQAVSMLGPGHAVFVEDTALTFDELNGLPGAFIKWFVKSLGLNKIVKLLDPFENKGATAITTIAYADENGEYHVFQGFTKGRIVESRGPTNFGWDSIFEPFESNGKTYAEMEKLEKNSISHRGRAFDEFKQFLFK
- the LOS1 gene encoding Ran GTPase-binding protein LOS1 (similar to Saccharomyces cerevisiae LOS1 (YKL205W); ancestral locus Anc_1.519), whose translation is MLQRIREVIAVANSATSDINTKKQALEYLNEVKSNQNSAQIFASLLTDAQSDDLTKFVSLQVLSDIASQYNTGDITTQAFIKNAILDSLRDKISNNVRDPEYVRNKIAELITRLFYSMYGEVNSNQWSDFFDDIITILSIEQLTKSPSTLNEFSLLGIDYFNRICGFINSEIADQTFVRSKDIQMRNNNLKDTMRISATNILVTIWLNTLKSLIPHQENQFCNEVSILTLSCIGSFISWIDVNLIITEDYISVVYNYLDFPQTKMACAQCLCEIISKKMKPIDKLTLLGMLNLTDKVASIDHDNIEVQEQLAKLASSVGLELSIILEQCNEQNGDSSIEVQQVANAADQQIIGQVAPLVLRFMSHEYDSVTQQCFPFITQYLSILKKLFALGGKPGSAVALNSKRQPLDNLHSEFLTSLLNVCFKKMRVDESCDDSSDSQDDIDEFNDTIRSKLKTFQDSIAVINPQLYLENLSNQIQTLLSTSTDWRDLELAIYQMHGLCESIRNNLFGLNKTEIAHSQPTMVANKFMNTLLSNTSILDMDNSLIQISFFELIVRHYKFLQNNEKNEFAILNIFCSQAGIFNKKEKARLRTWYLFTRFIKTLKPKFTIPILKQIISKIAPLLVVKVGAINPNGSEIDTTFDNQMYIFEGVGYLIGANSDSNYDILEDILNPLFTDLEQCISSQVQTPEVVLQCHHILMSIGTLARGIHGGLVPENQVNNALVSEKLIQPSLIKKFSNIAEVVLVTFSYFNKFESIRDASRFTFSRLIPILNNSIVPFANKLIALFLESDLSMLEMNDFLGFLGQMVHTFHKDEGCYQLFNTLITPVINKVHSVLDMIDQEEMASHANGITNKDHQATNRNIIVTDTFRDKVLLKKAYFAFLQAFVTNSVTSLLLNESNGSALQIVLSDLLNFTPEEVQETSTMKIALNVLVNFVRYFGSGLCTDPNDAYAGSIQKVEGLNEFFISKIVSLAFEIPFKPEYKFNIKEGTYRVVACDLSRLLKEIYIQSGAGSDPNTNPALKYLSEIYLPQIQFPNQLTMELLEALVTADQKQFEKYYVALIDRLMS
- the RFC2 gene encoding replication factor C subunit 2 (similar to Saccharomyces cerevisiae RFC2 (YJR068W); ancestral locus Anc_1.517), which encodes MFERFGNAKKRRIDTEGENEQSKPWVEKYRPKKLEEVTAQDHAVTVLKKTLESANLPHMLFYGPPGTGKTSTILALTKELFGPELAKTRVLELNASDERGISIVREKVKNFARLTVSKSSKEDLEKYPCPPYKIIILDEADSMTADAQSALRRTMETYSGVTRFCLICNYITRIIDPLASRCSKFRFKSLEATNALDRLKYISEKESVQYEEGTLEKILEISQGDLRRAITLLQSASKRISYLKVEKIRILQVEELAGVVPTKILHEIAEKVATKDIKIIADYVDTFIISGWSGVSVLNQLHDYYITNDDYDTDFKNKVSWILFDTDAKLTNGTNEHIQLLNLLVKISQV
- the LIA1 gene encoding deoxyhypusine monooxygenase (similar to Saccharomyces cerevisiae LIA1 (YJR070C); ancestral locus Anc_1.521), whose protein sequence is MSTNFEKHYQKIVEENNLEQLRDILVSKDSILSNRFRALFNLKCVAEDLTKREDADKAVKYIAECFIDDSELLKHELAYVLGQTKNMSACPLLREVMLDANQQPMVRHEAAEALGALGDKESLPHLTQCLENDPHPAVVQTAELAIARIHWEHSAAAESEKLQESLYESTDPAPPLALNKDYKIKELQELLCNQDKPLFERYRAMFRLRDIGTTEAVSALATGFDDPSALFKHEIAYVFGQMGNPAAVPRLVEVLARMEEAPMVRHEAAEALGAIATPDVVPVLKAYLNDPVDVVRESAIVALDMYEYENSNELEYAPTA